The Streptomyces sp. NBC_00344 genome includes a window with the following:
- a CDS encoding MFS transporter codes for MTSSDEPGHRLGRWLALSVLVLAVLLVAVDATVLGLATPFLSEDLKPSGTQLLWIGDIYSFVIAGLLVSMGSLGDRIGRKKLLLTGSVAFGGISVLNAYATSPEMMIVARALLGVAGATLMPSTLALIRNIFHDPKERSLAVGIWGAAASAGTAVGPVVGGFLLENFWWGSVFLINLPVMAVLVVVGIKLLPESRDPAPGPWDLVSVLLSLVGVMAVVYAVKEAAVEGFRWDILGAGALGLLALYWFVRRQLTLESPLLDMRLFQHRGFSGAVLADLLTILGLSGLVFFLSQFLQLVQGRSPLDAGLIELPAAVGAVSTGLMAGYVARRASVRSAVAGGLSAVGVALAGCVFLNASTGVVVLGLSLFVGGLGAGLSFTVTSDVILSSVPKEQAGAASGVSETAYELGAALGIALLGSVVTGIYRGFSVPQGVTADEAVAAHESLGGAVETAQALPHDQGAALLSSAQDAFTHGFQAAAGVGSAVIFATALTAWILLKGQKLGI; via the coding sequence ATGACCAGTAGCGACGAGCCCGGGCACCGTCTCGGCCGCTGGCTCGCCCTCTCCGTCCTCGTACTGGCCGTGCTGCTGGTCGCGGTCGACGCGACCGTACTCGGCCTGGCCACCCCCTTCCTCAGCGAGGATCTCAAGCCCTCGGGCACCCAGCTGCTGTGGATCGGTGACATCTACTCCTTCGTCATCGCGGGACTGCTCGTCTCCATGGGCAGCCTCGGTGACCGGATCGGCCGGAAGAAGCTGCTGCTCACCGGTTCTGTCGCGTTCGGCGGAATCTCCGTGCTCAACGCCTACGCGACCAGCCCCGAAATGATGATCGTCGCCCGGGCGCTGCTCGGTGTCGCGGGTGCCACGCTGATGCCGTCCACCCTCGCGCTGATCCGCAACATCTTCCACGATCCCAAGGAACGCAGCCTGGCGGTGGGTATCTGGGGCGCGGCCGCATCGGCCGGCACGGCGGTCGGTCCTGTCGTCGGCGGATTCCTGCTGGAGAACTTCTGGTGGGGGTCGGTCTTCCTGATCAACCTGCCGGTGATGGCCGTGCTCGTCGTGGTCGGTATCAAACTCCTGCCCGAGTCGCGCGATCCCGCCCCCGGACCGTGGGACCTGGTCAGTGTGCTTCTCTCGCTGGTCGGTGTGATGGCGGTGGTGTACGCGGTGAAGGAAGCGGCGGTCGAAGGCTTCCGCTGGGACATCCTGGGGGCCGGGGCCCTCGGCTTGCTGGCCCTGTACTGGTTCGTCCGGCGGCAGCTGACGCTGGAATCGCCGCTGCTCGATATGCGGCTGTTCCAGCACCGGGGGTTCTCCGGAGCGGTACTCGCCGACCTGCTGACCATCCTCGGTCTCTCGGGTCTGGTCTTCTTCCTCTCGCAGTTCCTCCAGCTGGTGCAGGGACGCTCGCCGCTCGATGCCGGGCTGATCGAACTTCCGGCGGCGGTCGGGGCGGTGAGCACCGGTCTGATGGCCGGCTATGTGGCCCGCAGGGCATCGGTACGCAGCGCGGTGGCCGGGGGTCTGTCGGCGGTGGGTGTGGCACTCGCCGGCTGTGTGTTTCTCAACGCCTCCACCGGCGTCGTGGTTCTGGGGCTGTCGCTGTTCGTCGGCGGCCTCGGGGCGGGCCTCTCCTTCACGGTGACCTCCGACGTCATCCTCTCCAGTGTTCCCAAGGAACAGGCGGGAGCGGCGTCCGGGGTGTCCGAGACGGCCTACGAACTGGGTGCCGCGCTCGGCATCGCGCTGCTCGGCTCCGTGGTCACCGGGATCTACCGCGGTTTCTCCGTCCCGCAGGGCGTCACGGCCGATGAAGCGGTCGCGGCGCACGAGTCGCTGGGCGGCGCGGTGGAAACGGCGCAGGCGCTCCCGCACGACCAGGGTGCCGCGCTGCTCTCATCGGCCCAGGACGCCTTCACGCACGGTTTCCAGGCGGCGGCCGGGGTGGGCTCCGCCGTCATCTTCGCCACCGCGTTGACGGCCTGGATCCTGCTGAAAGGGCAGAAGCTCGGCATCTGA
- a CDS encoding aldo/keto reductase yields the protein MPFARLKAATTPTAHIGLGLAAVGRPGYINLGRDRDLPAERTPEMLLERTHELLDAAYAQGVRYFDAARSYGRAEAFLSDWLRARPAVQDVVIGSKWGYTYTADWRTDAEVHEVKDHGVATFERQRTETGMLLGERLDLYQIHSLTAGSPALTDTALHARLAELAAGGVTIGFSTSGPDQADTIRAALDVTVDGSPLFGTVQSTYNLLDTAAGDALEEAHEAGLTVIVKEAVANGRLAGPAAPAPLRDIAEETGATPDAVALAAVLCRPWAGVVLSGAATTAQLSANLHAAVVDLGQEQLDRLGELGEEPAAYWQQRAKLPWS from the coding sequence ATGCCCTTCGCCCGCCTCAAGGCAGCGACCACCCCGACGGCCCACATCGGACTCGGCCTGGCGGCCGTCGGCAGGCCCGGATACATCAACCTGGGACGTGACCGGGACCTGCCTGCCGAGCGCACCCCCGAGATGCTCCTCGAACGGACCCATGAGCTGCTCGACGCCGCTTACGCGCAGGGAGTGCGCTACTTCGATGCCGCACGGTCCTACGGACGCGCCGAAGCGTTCCTCTCCGACTGGCTGCGTGCCCGCCCCGCGGTCCAGGACGTGGTCATCGGCAGCAAGTGGGGCTACACGTACACCGCGGACTGGCGTACCGACGCGGAGGTCCACGAGGTCAAGGACCACGGCGTGGCGACCTTCGAACGCCAGCGCACCGAGACCGGGATGCTGCTGGGGGAGCGGCTCGATCTCTATCAGATCCACTCCCTGACCGCCGGGAGTCCCGCCCTCACCGACACCGCACTGCACGCCCGGCTCGCCGAGCTGGCCGCCGGTGGTGTGACCATCGGCTTCTCCACGAGCGGTCCCGATCAGGCGGACACCATTCGGGCGGCCCTCGACGTCACGGTCGACGGCAGCCCCCTCTTCGGCACCGTCCAGAGCACCTACAACCTGCTGGACACGGCGGCGGGCGATGCCCTGGAGGAGGCCCATGAAGCGGGCCTGACCGTGATCGTCAAGGAAGCGGTGGCGAACGGCCGACTGGCCGGACCAGCGGCGCCGGCCCCGCTGCGCGACATCGCCGAGGAAACCGGCGCGACCCCCGACGCGGTCGCTCTGGCGGCCGTCCTCTGCCGTCCCTGGGCGGGTGTTGTCCTCTCCGGAGCCGCTACCACGGCCCAGCTGTCGGCCAATCTGCATGCCGCGGTGGTCGACCTGGGCCAGGAACAGCTGGACCGTCTGGGCGAACTGGGGGAGGAGCCCGCCGCGTACTGGCAGCAGCGTGCCAAGCTGCCCTGGAGCTGA
- a CDS encoding argininosuccinate synthase, with protein MTERVVLAYSGGLDTSVAIGWIAEETGAEVIAVAVDVGQGGEDLDVIRKRAIACGAVEAEVADAKDEFADEYCLPAIKANALYMDRYPLVSALSRPAIVKHLVAAANKHGATTVAHGCTGKGNDQVRFEAGITALGPDLKCIAPVRDYAMTRDKAIAFCEAKSLPIATSKKSPYSIDQNVFGRAVETGLLEDIWNGPIEDVYEYTQNPSVPREADEVVISFEAGAPVAIDGKEVTVLQAIQQLNERAGAHGVGRIDMVEDRLVGIKSREIYEAPGAIALITAHQELENVTVERELARYKRQVEQRWGEMVYDGLWFSPLKRALDGFINEANQYVTGDIRMTLQGGRAVVTGRKSSESLYDFNLATYDSGDTFDQSKAQGFIEIFGLSSKIAARRDLKA; from the coding sequence GTGACCGAGCGCGTCGTACTCGCCTACTCGGGAGGCCTGGACACCTCCGTCGCCATCGGCTGGATCGCCGAGGAGACGGGCGCCGAGGTCATCGCCGTTGCCGTGGACGTCGGCCAGGGTGGCGAGGACCTGGACGTCATCCGCAAGCGGGCCATCGCCTGCGGTGCCGTCGAGGCCGAGGTGGCCGACGCCAAGGACGAGTTCGCCGACGAGTACTGCCTCCCGGCGATCAAGGCCAACGCCCTGTACATGGACCGCTACCCGCTGGTCTCGGCGCTCTCCAGGCCGGCGATCGTCAAGCACCTCGTCGCCGCCGCCAACAAGCACGGCGCCACCACGGTCGCTCACGGCTGCACCGGCAAGGGCAATGACCAGGTCCGTTTCGAGGCCGGTATCACCGCGCTCGGCCCCGACCTCAAGTGCATCGCGCCGGTCCGTGACTACGCGATGACCCGGGACAAGGCGATCGCCTTCTGCGAGGCGAAGAGCCTGCCGATCGCGACATCCAAGAAGTCCCCGTACTCCATCGACCAGAACGTCTTCGGGCGCGCCGTCGAGACGGGCCTTCTCGAGGACATCTGGAACGGACCGATCGAGGACGTCTACGAGTACACGCAGAACCCGTCCGTTCCGCGCGAGGCCGACGAGGTCGTCATCTCCTTCGAGGCCGGCGCACCGGTCGCCATCGACGGCAAGGAAGTCACTGTCCTCCAGGCGATCCAGCAGCTCAACGAGCGGGCAGGGGCCCACGGCGTCGGCCGGATCGACATGGTCGAGGACCGGCTCGTCGGCATCAAGTCCCGGGAGATCTACGAGGCGCCGGGCGCCATCGCGCTGATCACCGCGCACCAGGAGCTGGAGAACGTCACCGTCGAGCGTGAACTGGCCCGCTACAAGCGGCAGGTCGAGCAGCGCTGGGGCGAGATGGTCTACGACGGTCTCTGGTTCTCGCCGCTCAAGCGGGCTCTGGACGGTTTCATCAACGAGGCCAACCAGTACGTCACGGGCGACATCCGGATGACCCTGCAGGGTGGCCGCGCGGTGGTCACCGGACGGAAGTCCAGCGAGTCGCTGTACGACTTCAACCTGGCGACCTACGACTCGGGCGATACTTTCGACCAGTCCAAGGCGCAGGGCTTCATCGAGATCTTCGGCCTGTCGTCGAAGATCGCCGCGCGGCGTGACCTGAAGGCCTGA
- the argH gene encoding argininosuccinate lyase has protein sequence MSSNTGDVRLWGGRFADGPAEALANLSASVHFDWRLAPYDIAGSRAHARALHRAGLLTEDELARMHNGLDRLEADVADGSFTGTVADEDVHSALERGLLERVGPELGGKLRAGRSRNDQIATLFRMYLRDHARIIGGLIADFQDALVGLADAHPDAAMPGRTHLQHAQPVLFAHHVLAHVQALSRDAERLRQWDERTAVSPYGSGALAGSSLGLDPEAVAADLGFERGSAGNSMDGTASRDFVAEFAFITAMIGVNLSRIAEEVIIWNTKEFSFVTLHDAFSTGSSIMPQKKNPDVAELARGKSGRLIGNLTGLMATLKALPLAYNRDLQEDKEPVFDSCDQLEVLLPAFTGMMATLTVHRERMEELAPAGFSLATDIAEWLVRQGVPFRVAHEVAGACVKECEQQGIELDQLSDEQFAKISGHLTPEVRTVLNVPGALAARTGRGGTAPSAVAVQLVEVKANLVIQHAWASAKK, from the coding sequence GTGAGCAGCAATACCGGTGATGTCCGGCTCTGGGGCGGTCGTTTCGCCGACGGCCCCGCCGAGGCGCTGGCGAATCTTTCCGCGTCGGTCCACTTCGACTGGCGGCTCGCGCCGTACGACATCGCCGGATCCCGCGCGCACGCCCGCGCCCTGCACAGGGCAGGCCTGCTCACCGAGGACGAACTGGCGCGGATGCACAACGGTCTCGACCGGCTCGAGGCGGATGTGGCGGACGGTTCTTTCACCGGGACCGTCGCCGACGAGGACGTGCACTCCGCACTGGAACGCGGTCTGCTCGAGCGCGTCGGCCCCGAGCTCGGCGGCAAGCTGCGGGCCGGCCGGTCCCGCAACGACCAGATCGCGACGCTCTTCCGGATGTACCTGCGGGACCACGCCCGCATCATCGGCGGCCTGATCGCCGACTTCCAGGACGCCCTGGTCGGCCTCGCCGACGCACACCCGGATGCCGCCATGCCCGGTCGTACGCACCTGCAGCACGCCCAGCCGGTGCTCTTCGCCCACCATGTGCTGGCTCATGTGCAGGCCCTGTCCCGGGACGCGGAGCGGCTGCGCCAGTGGGACGAGCGGACCGCGGTCTCGCCCTACGGATCGGGCGCGCTGGCCGGGTCCTCGCTGGGTCTGGACCCCGAGGCGGTCGCCGCGGACCTCGGCTTCGAGCGCGGCTCGGCCGGCAACTCCATGGACGGCACCGCTTCACGTGACTTCGTCGCGGAGTTCGCCTTCATCACCGCGATGATCGGCGTCAACCTCTCGCGGATCGCGGAGGAGGTCATCATCTGGAACACGAAGGAGTTCTCCTTCGTGACCCTGCACGACGCCTTCTCGACCGGCTCGTCGATCATGCCGCAGAAGAAGAACCCGGATGTCGCCGAACTGGCGCGGGGCAAGTCGGGCCGGCTGATCGGCAACCTGACGGGGCTGATGGCCACCCTCAAGGCCCTCCCGCTCGCATACAACCGTGATCTGCAGGAGGACAAGGAGCCGGTTTTCGACTCCTGTGACCAGCTGGAGGTCCTGCTCCCGGCGTTCACCGGGATGATGGCCACCCTGACCGTCCACCGGGAGCGTATGGAGGAGCTCGCCCCTGCGGGCTTCTCACTCGCCACCGACATCGCCGAGTGGCTGGTCAGGCAGGGCGTGCCGTTCCGGGTCGCGCACGAGGTGGCCGGCGCGTGCGTCAAGGAGTGCGAGCAGCAGGGGATCGAACTCGACCAGCTCAGCGACGAGCAGTTCGCGAAGATCTCCGGCCATCTCACCCCCGAGGTGCGTACGGTCCTGAACGTCCCCGGCGCTCTGGCCGCCCGCACCGGCCGTGGCGGTACCGCACCGTCCGCGGTCGCCGTGCAGCTCGTGGAGGTCAAGGCCAACCTGGTCATCCAGCACGCCTGGGCGTCGGCGAAGAAGTAG
- a CDS encoding TetR/AcrR family transcriptional regulator, which produces MTVDRDQVLRTAAALLTRKATATMDEVARAAGIGRATLHRHFAGRDALVRALEELGIAEFEAALDAARTGEGPAVAALRRFITEVEPAAGLLAFLVTENQLFEGEEVNEGWARLDARVSSIFRRGQEQGEIRIDLSPAWLTEALYGLIGTCAWAIQDGRVAAKDFSFMIAELLLGGAQRSVEQ; this is translated from the coding sequence ATGACCGTTGACCGGGATCAGGTGCTGCGTACCGCCGCGGCGCTTCTCACCCGCAAGGCGACCGCCACCATGGATGAGGTCGCCAGAGCTGCCGGCATCGGCAGAGCGACCCTGCACCGGCACTTCGCGGGGCGGGACGCGCTGGTCAGAGCGCTGGAGGAGCTCGGTATCGCGGAGTTCGAAGCAGCGCTCGACGCCGCGCGCACCGGCGAGGGCCCGGCCGTCGCCGCATTGCGGCGGTTCATCACGGAGGTGGAGCCCGCTGCCGGACTGCTCGCTTTCCTCGTCACCGAGAACCAGCTCTTCGAGGGCGAAGAGGTGAACGAGGGCTGGGCGAGGCTGGACGCCCGGGTCTCCTCGATATTCCGGCGCGGGCAGGAGCAGGGCGAGATCCGGATCGATCTGTCCCCGGCCTGGCTGACCGAGGCGCTGTACGGGCTCATCGGGACCTGCGCCTGGGCGATCCAGGACGGCAGGGTGGCGGCCAAGGACTTCTCATTCATGATCGCCGAGTTGCTGCTCGGCGGAGCACAGCGGAGCGTGGAGCAATGA
- a CDS encoding ribose-phosphate diphosphokinase: protein MRDIAVFSGSAHPELAAEVSSHLGVPLSPVRVNRFANDCLEVQLQANCRERDVFLIQPLVAPVQENLVELLLMCDAARGASAGRITVVMPHYAYARSDKKDAPRISLGGRLVADLLVNSGAGRVLALTLHSPQVHGFFSCPVDHLHALRELAAHFRTYDLSRTTVVSPDLGNAKEAAAFARLLGVQVAAGAKQRFADDRVAISAVIGEVADRDVIVLDDEIAKGSTMLELLDRLRELGARSVRVACTHGLFAAGALKRLADQSDVLEIVCTNTVPIPAGDRPDKLTVLSIAPALAEAVRRIHNGESVSALFDPS, encoded by the coding sequence GTGCGAGATATCGCTGTATTCAGCGGTAGCGCCCATCCCGAACTGGCCGCAGAGGTCAGCTCGCACCTGGGAGTCCCCCTGAGCCCGGTGCGGGTCAACCGGTTCGCCAACGACTGCCTGGAGGTCCAGCTCCAGGCCAACTGCCGGGAACGCGACGTGTTCCTGATCCAGCCGCTGGTCGCACCGGTTCAGGAGAACCTCGTCGAGCTGCTGCTGATGTGCGACGCGGCACGGGGCGCGTCGGCGGGCCGTATCACCGTGGTGATGCCGCACTACGCCTACGCCCGTTCGGACAAGAAGGACGCCCCGCGTATCTCCCTGGGCGGCCGGCTGGTGGCCGACCTGCTGGTGAACTCCGGCGCGGGCCGGGTGCTCGCCCTGACCCTCCACTCACCGCAGGTGCACGGGTTCTTCTCCTGCCCTGTCGATCATCTGCACGCGCTGCGGGAGCTCGCCGCCCACTTCCGCACCTACGATCTGTCCCGCACCACGGTCGTCTCTCCGGACCTCGGCAACGCCAAGGAGGCTGCGGCCTTTGCCAGGCTCCTCGGTGTGCAGGTCGCGGCCGGGGCCAAGCAGCGCTTCGCCGACGACCGGGTGGCCATCAGCGCCGTCATCGGCGAGGTCGCCGACCGTGATGTGATCGTCCTGGACGACGAGATCGCCAAGGGCAGCACGATGCTCGAACTCCTGGACCGGCTGCGCGAATTGGGGGCGCGTTCGGTCAGGGTGGCCTGCACCCATGGGCTGTTCGCCGCGGGAGCTCTCAAGCGGCTGGCGGATCAGAGCGACGTGCTGGAGATCGTCTGCACGAACACGGTGCCGATACCGGCCGGTGACCGCCCGGACAAGCTGACGGTGCTCTCGATCGCTCCGGCCCTGGCCGAGGCCGTGCGGCGCATCCACAACGGCGAGTCGGTCAGCGCCCTGTTCGATCCTTCCTGA